A genomic region of Oncorhynchus mykiss isolate Arlee chromosome 16, USDA_OmykA_1.1, whole genome shotgun sequence contains the following coding sequences:
- the LOC110516815 gene encoding synaptophysin-like isoform X1: protein MDIVNQLVAGGQFRVLKVPLGFIKALEWIFAIFAFSTCGSYSGMFKMSVECKNRTESDLSIWVEFEYPFRLHQVYFDAPTCKGGPPERLFLVGDYSSSAEFFVTIGVFAFLYSMAALSVYVFALEKYRENNKGPLIDFGVTCVFTFMWLVSSAAWAKGLSDVKASTDPEKVVDMISACDEEGNLCREVHDPVMSGLNTSVCFGFMNLVLWGGNLWFVFKETGIIAPFMRAPPPQEKQPAPDSYGQQAGYEQDPYASAQGDYKPEYNQQQQGYNQEGGEYGHTPTSFANQIESAE from the exons ATGGACATTGTGAATCAG tTGGTTGCCGGCGGACAGTTCAGAGTCCTCAAAGTTCCCCTGGGCTTCATCAAAGCTCTAGAATGG ATCTTTGCCATCTTTGCATTCTCAACATGTGGGAGTTACTCCGGGATGTTCAAGATGAGTGTGGAGTGTAAAAACAGGACCGAGAGCGACCTGAGTATATGGGTGGAATTTGAGTATCCTTTCAG GCTTCATCAAGTATACTTTGACGCCCCAACCTGTAAAGGGGGTCCACCCGAGCGTCTCTTCCTGGTTGGTGACTACTCTTCCTCAGCAGAGTTCTTCGTCACCATCGGTGTGTTTGCCTTCCTCTACTCCATGGCTGCGCTCAGCGTCTACGTCTTCGCCCTGGAGAAGTACCGAGAGAACAACAAGGGACCACTCATC GATTTTGGCGTGACGTGTGTGTTCACCTTCATGTGGTTGGTCAGCTCCGCTGCGTGGGCTAAGGGCCTGTCGGATGTCAAGGCGTCCACGGACCCTGAGAAGGTGGTGGATATGATCTCAGCCTGCGATGAGGAGGGGAACCTCTGTCGTGAAGTTCACGACCCTGTCATGTCTGGACTCAACACCTCCGTT tGTTTTGGCTTCATGAACCTGGTCTTGTGGGGAGGAAACCTGTGGTTCGTCTTTAAGGAGACCGGCATCATCGCCCCCTTCATGCGCGCCCCTCCTCCCCAGGAGAAGCAGCCCGCCCCAGACTCGTACGGCCAGCAGGCGGGGTACGAGCAGGACCCTTACGCCAGCGCCCAGGGGGACTACAAGCCAGAatacaaccagcagcagcagggCTACAACCAGGAGGGCGGAGAGTATGGACACACACCCACCTCCTTCGCCAATCAGAT AGAGTCAGCAGAGTGA
- the LOC110516815 gene encoding synaptophysin-like isoform X2, which translates to MDIVNQLVAGGQFRVLKVPLGFIKALEWIFAIFAFSTCGSYSGMFKMSVECKNRTESDLSIWVEFEYPFRLHQVYFDAPTCKGGPPERLFLVGDYSSSAEFFVTIGVFAFLYSMAALSVYVFALEKYRENNKGPLIDFGVTCVFTFMWLVSSAAWAKGLSDVKASTDPEKVVDMISACDEEGNLCREVHDPVMSGLNTSVCFGFMNLVLWGGNLWFVFKETGIIAPFMRAPPPQEKQPAPDSYGQQAGYEQDPYASAQGDYKPEYNQQQQGYNQEGGEYGHTPTSFANQM; encoded by the exons ATGGACATTGTGAATCAG tTGGTTGCCGGCGGACAGTTCAGAGTCCTCAAAGTTCCCCTGGGCTTCATCAAAGCTCTAGAATGG ATCTTTGCCATCTTTGCATTCTCAACATGTGGGAGTTACTCCGGGATGTTCAAGATGAGTGTGGAGTGTAAAAACAGGACCGAGAGCGACCTGAGTATATGGGTGGAATTTGAGTATCCTTTCAG GCTTCATCAAGTATACTTTGACGCCCCAACCTGTAAAGGGGGTCCACCCGAGCGTCTCTTCCTGGTTGGTGACTACTCTTCCTCAGCAGAGTTCTTCGTCACCATCGGTGTGTTTGCCTTCCTCTACTCCATGGCTGCGCTCAGCGTCTACGTCTTCGCCCTGGAGAAGTACCGAGAGAACAACAAGGGACCACTCATC GATTTTGGCGTGACGTGTGTGTTCACCTTCATGTGGTTGGTCAGCTCCGCTGCGTGGGCTAAGGGCCTGTCGGATGTCAAGGCGTCCACGGACCCTGAGAAGGTGGTGGATATGATCTCAGCCTGCGATGAGGAGGGGAACCTCTGTCGTGAAGTTCACGACCCTGTCATGTCTGGACTCAACACCTCCGTT tGTTTTGGCTTCATGAACCTGGTCTTGTGGGGAGGAAACCTGTGGTTCGTCTTTAAGGAGACCGGCATCATCGCCCCCTTCATGCGCGCCCCTCCTCCCCAGGAGAAGCAGCCCGCCCCAGACTCGTACGGCCAGCAGGCGGGGTACGAGCAGGACCCTTACGCCAGCGCCCAGGGGGACTACAAGCCAGAatacaaccagcagcagcagggCTACAACCAGGAGGGCGGAGAGTATGGACACACACCCACCTCCTTCGCCAATCAGATGTGA